The genomic DNA CACGATTCCAGTCTCTTCTCTGCAGTGGGACCTGTGGCTACCCTCCGGCACCATGCCAGGCTCTCAAGACATGGAATACACATATCTTAAACcctaaagagagaaaggaaaatttttaattttcttgagaattaTGATGGGAAaccattttaattgttattattaaggagttatacaaaggggttgcaaTTCCATCAGTCAGCTAATAGGTACAGTGCTTCTTAGAcaacgtcaccccttccttttcctaCTCCATTCTTGCCCATAAGTTGCTCAGCTCATTTTCGACATAGTGTACACTGAATAACAAAACTGCGATTTTTCAccattcctccctccattcctatgCCCCCCCTCCTTTTGCCTACcccataaaagaagaaaaaaaagacaacaaaaacaaagaatgacaccatcatcaccaccaccaaccacaaaaactttgtttccatttcctggaatttgtttccaTAGGAAGTGTTTTAGATGTTCACAAGGTCACACCTTTGAGTTCCTCCTGTGTTTCCTCCACTAGTCTGTCTGTGTGTGAATGCAGAGTCCTGTATAAAATGTTCACGTCCAGTTACATTTTAGATCTaccttctgcatatgagagaaaacacgagctgtttatctctctgagcttggcttacttcacttaacatgatttgttctaggtccatccacttCCCTGCACATGACGTAATTGTGTCGATTCAAATGGGTGTGTAAAGTCCCGTTGTGTATTGCACACATGCCCGTGTGTCTGTGACACATGTGGAAGGACAGAATCTGCGAGGACGGCCTGGTCTTCCACAGATGCCCGGGTCAGATTTCTCATTGCTCCCCGCGCTGCCTGTCACCAGCCCACTCCACTTTTCTCTCAGGAGCCGAACATCTAGCTGCTGTCCTGTCCAGGCACTGGTCACTGACAAGAACCTGGGCACCCAGACCAAGTCTGGGGTAAAGCAGGTGGAGAGCCAAGTGCAGGCTGCCTGAGGTACTGAAAGTCAAAGTGGAGGGTGATCCACTCGGGGCAGAAGATGTGGTTCATTATGGAGCACAGCGGAGATGCCAGCGTCCATAAGGGTGGAAGGAGTTGACGGAGTCCAGTCAGCAACAGCAAGCACCcgtgttttgtgttgtttctgaGAACGAAActgcagagacagacaggcagagggaTAATGATGGTCCTCTAGACCCCAATTTCTTGGCATTGTGGCTATCAGTGGATTAAAGCAGTCATGGATCCTGACAGAAGTGATAATACCCAGAGGAGAAAGTGTGTTTTCATCACTGGGTGAAAACCAATTCCAGTAAATGGaaatgtttttggtggtggtggtggtgtagttGTTTGTTTCTGATGTCCTTTTTTGGGGCCTTTTATGGGGGGGGGTAAGCAGGGGGTataggaatggagggaaggaaggggaaacaaaTACAGTTAGATATTCAGTATACACCAAGTCAAGaatgaaccaccaagaagccaaaccAATGCCTATGAAGAGCTAAGCTGTTGCCTTGTACAGAATGTGGTGTGTGGATGTTTTTGTCTTGGGGTTTAAACTTCTTTGCTCCTCTAGTCATTAGAATTATTTCTGCTATTTACAGAATTTCCAGGCCATGGTTTTGTCTAAAGTGATTCACTGGAGTCAGCTCTCTAAGTGGTTTGCACGGAGGAAAAGACATCATTGCCTTCAAatgccatcatgtggcaggaatTAAggtgttcttaatttttttttcagctgaaatgtctttaaaaaaatcataatgattTTTGAAAGACGAAGCAAAGGAATTAGTCATTGAATTGTGCATGGCAATTAAAAAGCTACTCATCTGTTATaaccatatatttatgtattgttTTGGTGAAACAAGCATAGGAATCATGAAACTAAAACTATTAGAATTAGTGGTAGATGTAGAAAGTAAACTGGGAATAGAATTGATTATTCCTTGGgtaatgatatttttttttaaacttcaaatcGTGTTAATTTAAGATTCCTACTTTTATCCACATACATACAATTAGAGTAAGTTATAGCTTGCATCCCCAAAGTggtttttaatttacaaaattaaACCATACACCAAAAAAATGTGATCCACTCCAGCATTAATAAATTGCTTCAATTTTAAGGAGAATTACATTTAGTATAATGTTCCTGTCCACAGAATTTTAGGAGTACAGCTGTCAGAACAGcaagtgattttgttttttttttttttgtttttttttttttggccagtcctggggcttggactcagggcctgagcactgtccctggcttctttttgctcaaggctagcactctgccacttgagccacagtgccacttctggccattttctgtatatgtggtgctggggaatcgaacctagggcctcatgtatatgaggcaagcactcttgccactaggccatatccccagccccttggggttttttttgtttgtttgttttttgccagtcctgggccttgaactcagggcctgagcactgtccctggcttcctttggctcaaggctagcactctgccacttgagccacagcgccacttctggccattttctatatatgtggtgctggggaattgaacccagggcttcctgtgtacaaggcaagctctcttgccactaggccatattcccagcccccagcaagtGATTTTGGAATTGCTATTTAGAACACATTGAAGGATTGGGTTCAAAGCTTGGCAACCGCTTATTGAAGTTCATTCAGTACACAGTGGCTAGCAAATGTGAAGCAAAAGCAACTAGAAATTGCTCTGGTGTTCCTTGCTTTCCTCCAGGAAGAATACCTAAGGTGGGAATTTCTTGCTCCAACAAGGCAGTACAGCAGTTGAATGTCTCAGGTCCTGGATTCAAATACTCCCTGAACTACTTACTCCTTTACTGTGAAATCTTGGGCTTAACTCTTCTATGCCCTAATTCCCTTATCAATAACCTCTTCCTAGAGGATGATTAAATCCATTTATGTAACTGTTTTAGGGCAGTTTAAGATCACGTGGTAGGTATAAGTAATTGTTATTAACAGTGAAATGCTCACCTTTCTCAAGAATTTGCATGACTAGCAGGCcggtgactcctgcctgtaatcctccctgtataagaggctgagatcgaggactggggctcaaagtcagcccagggcagaaaaaaatctcacCTATCCTTATGTGCAACAAACCAGCCAAAAGGCACAAGTGGAGATGCGGCTCCagttgatagagcaccagcctggagtgaaaaagccaagggaacagcaccaagtcttgagttcaaaccccacccccaaaacaacAGAAATGCATCAATCATAGCTGACTTTTAGCTCTTGGTTTCTGACCCCTTTCTCTTTAGTACATTGAAACCCTCTTCATTCCTTAGAGCAAGCAATTTTCAGAGAAGCGGGAGTGATTTAGACTAAATGATCTTCTCTTCAGGCTCTAGCATCAGCTGTTCAAAAATACAAAACGAGGGGAAGTGGGGAAGGACCAGCGTGGGGAATGGCTGCGGCCTGCAGGAAGCGCCTGGGATCGGTAACCAGGAAATCCCAGCTCATTGTGGGGCCATGGGATGCTTGCCTTTCCTACTCCGCCCTTTCCTTGGCTGAGCTGTGTGTCAGAGCCACCCGTGGTGTTCAGGAGGATGGGTTTTTAGGTCACACAGAGACCGATCCTCTTGGAAGCCTGCGCCCTGGCCCACCATGGAGGACCCACAGGAGCCTCTGGCCATGACGGTCCACCTCCTCGCGGACTCCGGGCAGGGCTCGCTTCTCCAGCAGGCTCTGGATCAGCTCCTGGATCCCATCTGCCCCGAGGTGCGGCTCTTCCAGGTGTCCGAGCGGATCGGATCGGGGAGGGACAACAACGGCGGCAAGAAGCACGCCCGGCGGTCTGAGCTCCCGGGCAAGTCGGTGATGCTCTTGCTGAATGCAAGCCTGGGCCAGGCGCGGCTGTTCCGGATAGTGGAGTCTCTCCGGCGCCCCCCCTGGCAGTGGGTCCCCGCCCAGGCGGCCCCGGGGAGGCCCTGCCCACACCTCCTCGCCGCCAGGCAGGAGGTCTACAGCCTGGGCCACCAGCTGCCCACGTGGAGCGTGCGGCAGGGCCGCGGAGGGCCCGACATCCTCAGGGTAACGCTGCGCTGCCGGTTCGAGAACTACGAGGACGCCATCCGGCTGTACGGCCTGATCCTGCAGCGAGAGGCGGCCGTGCACAAGAGCACCTTCTGCGTCTTCGTGCTCTATGGCACCCCCCGCTTCGCCCTGCAGCTCTCCCTGAAGCAACTGCCCCCCGGGAGGTCGGTGGACCCCAAAGAGTCTTCGGTGCTGCAGTTCCAGGTGCAAGAGCTCGGCCAGCTGGTGCCTCTGCTGCCCAACCCCTGTGCGCCCATCAGCCGCACCCGCTGGCGTACCCAGGACTACGATGGCCACACGATTCTGCTGCAGGTAGCTCTTGGTTCCTGGGACTTGGCACGGTGCGCGTTTGTTGTGCCGGTTcagggggttgaattcagggtctgggtgctgtgtcccttagctttgttttttttgctcaaggctggtgctctaccacttgagtcaggcgtctacttccaacttttgggtgcttaattggagataggagtctcctggactttcctgcctgggctggcctctaacGGTGACCCACAGATCTCAAccccttgaatagctgggatgacaggcatgactcCCCTAAGTACCGGGCGGGAACTGGGTGATTGTCTATCTAGACAGGCCTTGGAGATGGTTTTCCATCTTGGTTACAATTTAGAAGTCCCAGGGAACTTTCAAACTTTCCCACACCCTGCTCAACACCAGGCCAGTTCACCCAGAATCCTTTGCTGGGGACCCAGAGGTGCTTCAAACAGGAGCTACTCGCTGATGGTAATAAGAGTTGAGTATTAATAAACCTCCCTATGTACAGGTAAGAAAGTTCTCGTTTGGCGAACTTGCACCTGAAAAGCAGTTTGTAATTGGGGTCAGACAATGTCTCTCCTGAGCACTGCATTGAACACATCTGCTAACTATCCATATTTTGTCCAAGCTGTGGGTCAGGAATAAAATGAGCTTTTCCCACCAGACCTAAGGAACTTTTCAATTGGAGGTTGCGCTTGGGGAAGGTTGAGATCACAGTATTATCAACTTCACTTTTAAGCAACTCCTAtcactgccatttttttttttatcaccaattaagttAGATGGCTAGAACCCCttagaaagaaaaatcttgaaaTTGTACCTCTTTTTGTAGCTGTCAAAACTTCAGTAGGAGTTAAACCCAATGTGACAGTCACATTGTACTGTCTCTTACGAGGTGGGATGTGGCAGCTGAGCTttgggcttcagtttcctcatcagctCAGTGTTGAGCTCTTTTACTAGATGGCCACTGGCCATTAGTTATCTACTGGAAGTGTTCCTACTCAAAACATCTTTAAGACAGGGCCCTACATTAagattataaaattaataatttcaTTTAATCCTTATAAAATGTACAATGTTACTATGATTCCTATTTTTAGGTGAGGAAACAGGTGTGCAGAGCTCAGTTACTTGTCTGAGATACAGTTAGAAAGTGCTTCTCAGGCCTGGAAGTCTATGTGGTTAACAATTATAGGCTAGGtacggtgactcacacctgtaatcccagctttgtgGGAGGTGGAGGTAAAATCACTGTCTAAGTCTGACCCCAGGCAAAagggagaccctgtcttaaaaactaaagcaaaaagaaagaaagaaaaagctggggtgtggctcaaatgatcgaatgcttgcctcacaaagGCAagactctgatttcaaaccccaggactgctaagacagacagacaggcggacagacagaaagaaagaatgagtgaaagaaagaaagtaattgTTCAGTCTAGTAGGCCGTGGCcgtgtatgtgtatatgaatgtgtTCATCGCAATGTTCACAGGAAAAGATCCCACCTTTTGTGTCCCCGAGTAATGATTAGAAATCCCCTTCAGGTCTATCAGATAAACAGATCACAAAGTAAAACAAGCTGCCCTCTCCAGTGCAGCCTCTTATCTTAGTTCATAAAGCAAGACTCCGACTGATTCTACCTTACATGATTTCAGAATTGTTCGCCTGccttgttttctttaaatgtctACTATGTCAAGTTCCTAAGGCATCCGCGGTTTCTCCTTCAGTGTTAATCTCCAGGATCTAATGTCAACGTCACTGGCTAATAACAAtgtagtgtggggggggggggcacacatgcatgcgcacgcatgcgtgcctgtgtgcgtgtgtgtttacaCATTTGTGCGGCAGCAGGCACGaccttatttcttcttgttttaaagGCTACACGTTGCTTCCTTTGGACTCACAGTGTATGCCATTCGTTTTGTTGTGAAGTCGAGCCCCAtctggggagggtgggaggatgaTGTTGGATAAAGGGGAAAACCCGTGAGAAATATAACAAGAGCCCCATCCCCTCACGATCGTCTGCCCCTAGGGTGGAGCAGAGCATCCTTTTATCCTCACAGCTGCCCCCCTTGGGTCCTGAAAAGTCTCCCCAAACATGTACGTACTTCTTCCTCCATCCCCTCTCCTCCATATCTCTGTATCTACAACTCTATGCTTTTGCCAAGAGAATGAAGGATTGTCTTCTGGAAAATTCTTCACTGCATCACCAGGCCCACCCATCACTGGTAGAGTTGGCATGGCTCTTACCTACCTGTGCTCTGCTGGTAACCGCCCCCACCGCCATGGACTAACGGAGAGCCCTACAACGCTCCTGAGAACAAGCGGCCAtgttctgtctttaaaaaaagagCATTCGCCGAAATTAGTGAGATGAAAGGTTTTATGTGATTTTTGGCCAAATCCGTTGCCTCTGCATTACCCTTTCTTAacaccctcccttcttccccctcctttcaAGCGGTTCTGATGGTTTCGTTATGCCATTTTCATATCTATCATAATATACTTGGGACATCTCTCTCCTTTATCACCTCTCCTTTGCTCTGCCTCTGTCCCACTGGTGTTTCCCCAAACAGCCCCCCCCCTTCTTACAATCATGTCATCTAGTAATAACTAGAATGATGACTGTTGTGACGATTACTATTTGGTCTAGAGTCTTCatgtgagggaaaacatgcactgtttctTCTTCTGAGTTCAGCTCATCTGGTTCGACTTGATGATCTCCTTCCgctccatttattttcttctcaatgACAGCACTGCATTCTTCTTTACTGATGGATAATACTCTCTAAGTACAAACAATCTTTTCCTCATCCTCTCACCAGATCTTGGGCACCTAGGCAGATTCTCCAGCCTGGTGATTGTAAAGAGTGTAAACATGGATATGCCAGGCTGTCTCTTGGGCTTTGTGCCCAAGAATCATATAGCAGGATCCTATTGTAGTTATATTTCTAAGTTCTGGAGGAAACTTCCACGCTGATCTCCATAGTGATCGCACTAACTTACATTCTGACCAACGATGTATAaggactcaattttttttcttctacatccTTGCCAGCCTTTGtcgttgttttcttgatgatgaccGTTGCGATGGATGGGATGGAATCTTAGTGCCATTTGGCTTCACATTTCTTTTGTAGCTAAAGATGTCAAGCATTTCTTCATATCTTTAGTAACCCTTTGTACTTCTGAGAACTGTTCAATTCACGTGCCCATTTATTAGTTGGATTATCTGCTCTTTTGGCATGTTTAGGGTTCTTATATATTCCGAGTATTAATCTTCTGTGGAATAAATAGCTTGCAAATATGTTTATTCTGTTCTTGGGTTGTCTATTTAGTCTGATCATTGTTTTGTCTTTGCATCCAAGAAGTTTAAAGCAAATCCATTTGTCAATTATTTCTCTTATTCTCTTATTTCttgagtgtatatatatagatagatagattcatcTATCTTATGATTAGTATTATGTATTTATAGTTTTTctgtacattgtttttttttttttttgccagtcctggggcttgaactcagggcctgggcactgtcccggagcctctttatgcttaaggctagcactctaccacttgagccacagcgccacttctgcctttttgggagtattttattggagataagagtctcacaggcttttctgccgaggctggct from Perognathus longimembris pacificus isolate PPM17 chromosome 4, ASM2315922v1, whole genome shotgun sequence includes the following:
- the Fam124b gene encoding protein FAM124B translates to MEDPQEPLAMTVHLLADSGQGSLLQQALDQLLDPICPEVRLFQVSERIGSGRDNNGGKKHARRSELPGKSVMLLLNASLGQARLFRIVESLRRPPWQWVPAQAAPGRPCPHLLAARQEVYSLGHQLPTWSVRQGRGGPDILRVTLRCRFENYEDAIRLYGLILQREAAVHKSTFCVFVLYGTPRFALQLSLKQLPPGRSVDPKESSVLQFQVQELGQLVPLLPNPCAPISRTRWRTQDYDGHTILLQVQLGPGLGVQNGELSSRAALESRLAAGCAHRTLGPRPPRSRSRRFRARSLQFPEPCGRSWDWAQPGQPGSRAQAPGEACFQRLEAETDVDTGFTIMNSQPFWSPFPRDLQASQPQVTSPGKDGPEATGTSPCPHRLPIQGAEKEEEEFFI